One stretch of Riemerella columbina DNA includes these proteins:
- the amaB gene encoding L-piperidine-6-carboxylate dehydrogenase, which translates to MSKKKNDFGIHQSLKKLKIKKSNKGASAGGKFFASGEVIESYSPTDGALIASVKTATEEDYQKIIKKAKAAFKEFRLMPAPKRGELVRQFGVKLREYKEDLGKLVSYEMGKSLQEGLGEVQEMIDICDFAVGLSRQLHGYTMHSERVGHRMYEQYHPLGIVGVISAFNFPVAVWSWNTALAWICGNVTVWKPSEKTPLCAIACQNIIAEVLKENDMPEGISSLVVGDHHIGDILVKDKQIPLVSFTGSTKVGRMVGRNVAERFGKSILELGGNNAIIITENADLDMSIIGAVFGAVGTAGQRCTSTRRLIIHESIYDEVKNRLVKAYGQLKIGTPLNEKNHIGPLIDHQAVEQYLAAIEKCKAEGGKFIVEGGVLKGKNYASGCYVKPCIAEVENHFEVVQHETFAPILYLMKYQDLEEAIEMQNDVHQGLSSAIMTQNLRESELFLSHAGSDCGIANVNIGTSGAEIGGAFGGEKETGGGRESGSDVWKYYMRRQTNTINYTTELPLAQGIKFDI; encoded by the coding sequence ATGTCTAAAAAGAAAAATGATTTTGGAATCCACCAATCTCTAAAAAAACTTAAAATCAAGAAATCTAATAAAGGCGCTTCAGCAGGCGGAAAATTCTTTGCTTCTGGCGAAGTGATAGAAAGTTATTCCCCAACCGATGGCGCTTTAATAGCCTCGGTGAAGACAGCAACTGAAGAAGATTACCAAAAAATCATTAAAAAAGCCAAGGCGGCATTCAAAGAATTTAGGCTAATGCCAGCACCTAAACGCGGTGAGTTGGTACGGCAGTTTGGCGTTAAGTTGAGAGAATATAAAGAAGATTTAGGAAAATTGGTTTCCTACGAAATGGGAAAATCCCTACAAGAAGGCTTAGGCGAAGTGCAAGAGATGATTGATATTTGTGATTTCGCGGTGGGCTTATCGCGCCAGTTGCACGGTTATACAATGCATTCCGAAAGGGTGGGGCATAGAATGTATGAACAATACCATCCGCTCGGCATTGTTGGGGTGATTTCCGCATTTAATTTCCCTGTGGCTGTTTGGAGTTGGAATACCGCGCTGGCTTGGATTTGTGGTAATGTAACGGTGTGGAAGCCATCAGAGAAAACACCACTATGTGCCATCGCATGCCAAAACATCATCGCAGAAGTTTTAAAGGAAAACGATATGCCAGAGGGGATTTCTTCGCTGGTGGTGGGCGATCATCACATTGGCGATATTTTAGTTAAAGACAAACAAATTCCGCTGGTGTCTTTCACGGGATCTACCAAAGTTGGGCGTATGGTTGGGCGCAATGTTGCAGAGCGTTTCGGAAAATCCATTCTGGAATTGGGGGGTAATAATGCCATCATCATCACGGAAAATGCCGATTTAGATATGAGCATCATTGGTGCCGTTTTCGGTGCAGTGGGCACGGCAGGGCAGCGTTGTACCTCTACGCGCAGGCTCATCATCCACGAGTCTATTTATGATGAAGTGAAAAATAGATTGGTGAAAGCCTATGGGCAACTGAAAATTGGAACGCCACTGAACGAGAAAAACCATATAGGTCCGTTGATTGACCATCAGGCGGTGGAGCAATATTTGGCAGCCATAGAAAAATGCAAAGCCGAAGGCGGAAAATTCATTGTGGAAGGTGGCGTGCTCAAAGGAAAAAATTATGCCTCAGGCTGTTATGTGAAGCCTTGCATTGCCGAGGTGGAAAACCATTTTGAGGTGGTGCAGCACGAAACTTTTGCCCCGATATTATATCTGATGAAATATCAAGATTTAGAAGAAGCTATAGAGATGCAAAATGATGTGCATCAGGGACTTAGCTCAGCGATTATGACGCAGAATTTAAGAGAATCGGAGTTATTCCTTTCGCACGCTGGGTCAGATTGTGGTATTGCCAATGTGAATATTGGAACCTCTGGAGCGGAAATTGGCGGTGCTTTCGGTGGTGAGAAAGAAACGGGCGGCGGTAGAGAGTCGGGCTCAGATGTATGGAAATACTATATGAGAAGACAGACCAACACCATCAACTATACCACGGAACTACCTCTGGCACAAGGAATTAAATTTGATATTTAA
- a CDS encoding GLPGLI family protein, translated as MKKLIFFCAVLLCIVGYSQNTVRVYYQLESKPNLLPETPADIDVYILEINTKTNTSKFFNATYLSLDSINAKLLEESKIVGGVSVDFSKMKYPKYNIGVVDDGKQYEIYRIFDGDIYKYPEVKNTQWKIGEETQNIGSYSARKATAKVNGRDWEVYFTSDIPLSYGPYILGQLPGLVLAAHDRTNSYVFKMIGLENNVADNDYLPGVFKRAISVTKAKYQKAFENHKKDPARKLRQGIITQPDGDYITLANLLSDDYIRRKEAEWIQYYKENDNDIDKSK; from the coding sequence ATGAAAAAGTTAATTTTCTTTTGCGCTGTGTTGCTTTGTATCGTTGGGTATAGCCAGAATACCGTTCGGGTGTATTATCAGTTGGAGAGTAAGCCCAATCTTCTCCCAGAAACGCCAGCAGATATTGATGTATATATCCTTGAAATCAACACCAAGACAAATACCTCTAAATTTTTTAATGCCACATATCTATCATTGGATTCGATAAACGCTAAACTATTGGAAGAGTCAAAAATAGTAGGTGGCGTGAGTGTTGATTTTAGTAAAATGAAGTATCCAAAATACAATATTGGCGTGGTAGATGATGGGAAACAATACGAAATATACAGAATTTTTGACGGAGATATCTACAAATATCCAGAGGTTAAAAATACCCAATGGAAAATAGGTGAGGAGACTCAAAATATCGGTAGTTATTCCGCACGAAAAGCCACCGCAAAGGTGAATGGCAGAGATTGGGAAGTCTATTTTACCAGTGATATTCCGCTTTCGTATGGACCTTATATTTTAGGACAGCTGCCAGGATTGGTCTTGGCGGCCCATGATCGCACCAATTCTTATGTGTTTAAAATGATAGGCTTGGAGAACAATGTAGCGGATAATGACTATCTTCCTGGAGTTTTTAAAAGAGCGATTAGCGTTACCAAAGCAAAATATCAAAAAGCCTTTGAGAACCATAAAAAAGATCCTGCACGAAAACTCAGACAAGGGATTATCACCCAGCCAGATGGAGATTATATAACATTAGCCAACCTGCTTTCTGACGATTACATCAGACGAAAAGAAGCCGAGTGGATTCAATATTATAAAGAAAACGATAATGATATTGATAAAAGTAAATAG
- a CDS encoding chorismate mutase, producing the protein MNLKDLSNRWIEAYAQPMMIAGPCSAESEMQMLETAERIKNSTPKVDIFRAGIWKPRTKPGSFEGVGVIGLSWLKKVKEEFGFKTATEVANAHHAYAAVEADVDILWIGARSTVNPFTIQEIAVALKGTQKPVLVKNPVNPDLALWVGALERLLAQDIQNLGVIHRGFSTYQKTKYRNIPNWQIALDFKNQFPNIPMLVDPSHICGNREGLFDVTQEALNVGYEGAMIETHCHPDQAWSDAAQQITPEVLADMIARLKVRTSDISGYKDEMDKHRALISDLDFQLIEMLSQRMKISEKIGALKKENNIAIFQPERWKIITEYATQKADETGMGQGFIEKIFKAIHEESIEVQNKVMLAPTQQG; encoded by the coding sequence ATGAATTTAAAAGATTTGAGCAATCGTTGGATAGAAGCCTATGCTCAACCGATGATGATCGCAGGGCCGTGCAGTGCAGAGAGCGAAATGCAAATGTTAGAAACGGCAGAAAGGATAAAAAATAGCACACCAAAAGTGGATATTTTTCGTGCTGGAATATGGAAGCCGAGAACCAAGCCAGGCTCTTTTGAAGGAGTGGGTGTAATTGGGCTCAGTTGGCTCAAAAAAGTAAAGGAGGAGTTCGGATTTAAAACCGCTACGGAGGTGGCAAATGCCCACCACGCCTACGCTGCCGTGGAGGCAGATGTGGATATTCTTTGGATCGGTGCCCGCTCTACGGTGAATCCATTTACAATCCAAGAAATTGCTGTGGCACTAAAAGGCACCCAAAAGCCAGTTTTGGTTAAAAATCCCGTGAATCCAGATTTAGCCCTTTGGGTAGGCGCTTTGGAGCGGTTATTGGCGCAGGATATACAGAATTTGGGTGTGATACACAGGGGATTTTCCACTTATCAAAAAACCAAATATCGGAATATTCCGAATTGGCAAATTGCTTTAGATTTTAAAAATCAGTTCCCTAACATCCCGATGTTGGTGGATCCATCGCATATTTGTGGCAATAGAGAAGGTTTGTTTGATGTGACCCAAGAAGCCCTCAATGTAGGTTATGAAGGAGCGATGATTGAAACTCACTGCCACCCAGACCAAGCGTGGAGTGATGCGGCACAACAGATTACGCCAGAGGTTTTAGCCGATATGATTGCCCGTTTAAAAGTGCGGACTTCCGATATTTCGGGCTATAAAGATGAAATGGACAAACACCGAGCGCTCATTTCGGATTTAGATTTTCAGTTGATAGAAATGCTTTCTCAAAGGATGAAAATTTCCGAGAAAATAGGAGCGCTAAAAAAGGAAAATAACATTGCGATATTTCAGCCTGAGCGTTGGAAAATCATCACCGAATATGCCACCCAAAAAGCCGATGAAACAGGGATGGGACAAGGTTTTATAGAAAAAATATTCAAAGCCATCCACGAGGAATCCATAGAGGTGCAGAATAAAGTGATGTTAGCCCCCACCCAACAAGGGTAA
- the dnaX gene encoding DNA polymerase III subunit gamma/tau, with the protein MENFIVSARKYRPQEFETVVGQSHITDTLEHAIAENQLAQALLFCGPRGVGKTTCARILARKINEKDGSTSEDGFAYNIFELDAASNNSVDDIRELTDQVRYAPQIGKYKVYIIDEVHMLSSAAFNAFLKTLEEPPAHAIFILATTEKHKIIPTILSRCQIYDFKRITIEDIQLHLKKIADKEGISYEDDALFLIAQKADGALRDALSIFDRLVTFTQKNITLAKAAEVLNILDYDQYIQIVDFAHSADIPKVLTAFNDIVKKGFDPHIFIAGLGNHYRDLMMAQNPTTLDLIEVGENTKEKFSQQSQKWTPQQLVEAIEICNHADINYKNSKNPRLTVEIALMQLASLTQGTEATKKKSI; encoded by the coding sequence ATGGAAAATTTCATTGTATCAGCGCGTAAATATCGCCCACAAGAGTTTGAAACGGTTGTGGGGCAATCTCATATTACGGATACTTTGGAACACGCCATAGCGGAAAATCAGTTGGCGCAGGCACTTTTGTTTTGTGGACCTCGTGGAGTGGGCAAGACCACTTGTGCCAGAATTTTAGCCAGAAAAATTAACGAAAAAGATGGCTCCACCAGTGAAGACGGCTTCGCGTATAATATATTTGAGTTAGATGCCGCTTCTAACAACTCGGTGGATGATATTCGTGAGCTGACCGACCAAGTGCGGTATGCGCCGCAGATTGGGAAGTACAAAGTTTATATTATTGATGAGGTGCATATGCTGTCTTCGGCGGCGTTTAATGCCTTTCTGAAAACTTTGGAAGAACCGCCAGCACACGCCATTTTTATTTTGGCAACCACGGAGAAGCACAAAATTATTCCGACCATCTTATCCCGCTGTCAAATCTATGATTTTAAGCGTATTACGATAGAAGATATTCAGCTTCATCTCAAAAAAATTGCGGATAAAGAAGGAATTTCTTACGAAGATGATGCTTTGTTTTTAATCGCGCAGAAAGCCGATGGTGCATTGAGAGATGCTTTGTCTATTTTTGACCGATTGGTCACTTTTACGCAGAAAAATATCACACTGGCTAAAGCGGCAGAGGTGCTTAATATTTTGGACTATGACCAATATATCCAGATTGTAGATTTTGCGCATTCTGCCGATATTCCAAAGGTACTCACAGCGTTTAATGATATTGTGAAAAAAGGCTTTGACCCACATATTTTCATCGCGGGGTTGGGCAACCATTATCGAGATTTGATGATGGCGCAAAATCCAACCACTTTAGATTTGATAGAGGTGGGAGAGAATACGAAAGAAAAATTTTCTCAACAAAGCCAAAAATGGACGCCTCAACAATTGGTGGAAGCCATTGAAATCTGTAACCACGCCGATATCAACTATAAAAATTCAAAAAATCCGAGGCTCACGGTAGAAATTGCATTGATGCAATTGGCAAGCCTAACCCAAGGCACGGAGGCGACTAAAAAAAAAAGCATTTAA
- a CDS encoding glycosyltransferase family 4 protein, producing MMLKIAYDAKRFFHNASGLGNYSRDLVRILAEYYPKNQYFLLAKKASDRGEDIVALPQVSFKKHCSKWGARQLQMGIEAQKLRVDIFHGLSGELPLKWNGKALKKVVTIHDLIFMRYPQFYSFIDRKLHYWKFKKAAQQADLIIAISEQTKQDIIHFLQVPEKKIRVIYQGCHQAFKADFSTEKLELIRKKYNLPQAFLLNVGTIEPRKNMHRVVQALAGTSIPLVLVGKTTPYDDKIQQEAQRLGVSVQCLTGVSMEDLAGVYRLAKLFIYPSLFEGFGIPVIEALFSGTPVITSNVSSLPEAGGTDSLYIDPKNIADIRAKILFLWDNPAECQRRIEKGLDYVQRFQDEVIAAELMGAYRAVLER from the coding sequence ATGATGCTAAAAATAGCCTATGATGCCAAGCGTTTTTTTCATAATGCATCAGGATTAGGCAATTATTCCAGAGATTTGGTGAGGATATTGGCAGAATATTATCCTAAAAATCAGTATTTTCTATTAGCAAAAAAAGCCTCGGATAGAGGGGAAGATATTGTAGCTCTACCGCAAGTTTCGTTTAAAAAACACTGTAGTAAATGGGGCGCCAGACAACTCCAAATGGGCATAGAGGCACAGAAATTGAGAGTGGATATTTTCCATGGGCTTTCTGGTGAATTACCACTAAAATGGAACGGCAAGGCATTGAAAAAAGTGGTTACCATCCACGATTTGATTTTTATGCGCTATCCCCAATTTTATTCTTTCATTGATAGAAAACTCCACTATTGGAAATTCAAAAAAGCCGCCCAACAAGCCGATTTAATCATCGCCATTTCGGAGCAAACCAAGCAAGATATCATCCATTTTCTCCAAGTGCCAGAGAAGAAGATCAGAGTGATCTACCAAGGTTGTCATCAGGCTTTTAAAGCCGATTTTAGCACGGAAAAATTAGAACTTATCCGAAAAAAATACAACTTGCCTCAGGCATTTCTCCTCAATGTGGGGACCATAGAACCTCGCAAAAATATGCATCGTGTGGTGCAAGCCTTGGCAGGAACTTCTATTCCGCTGGTGCTGGTGGGAAAAACAACGCCGTATGATGATAAAATCCAACAGGAAGCCCAGCGCTTAGGCGTTAGTGTACAGTGTCTTACGGGTGTTTCTATGGAGGATTTGGCGGGCGTTTATCGTTTGGCAAAGTTGTTTATTTACCCCAGTTTATTTGAAGGTTTTGGTATTCCTGTTATAGAAGCTTTGTTTTCGGGAACGCCGGTAATCACGAGCAATGTCAGCAGTTTGCCAGAAGCTGGCGGTACCGATAGTCTCTATATAGACCCTAAAAATATTGCCGACATCCGAGCTAAAATCTTATTCCTTTGGGATAACCCCGCCGAATGCCAACGGCGCATAGAAAAGGGCTTAGATTATGTGCAAAGATTTCAAGATGAAGTGATCGCCGCAGAGCTGATGGGCGCTTATAGAGCCGTATTGGAGCGATGA
- a CDS encoding polysaccharide deacetylase family protein: MILLSFDIEEFDMPLEYQGNIPFEEQIAVSTQGLERILDLLKKHQVKATFFSTVVFAEHAQPLVERLLAEGHELASHTWYHSVFQEEDLKTSRERLQSLFNTEVRGLRMPRMSPVREQAVAEAGYHYNSSINPTFLPGRYNNLKVPRTYFQQSGVWQVPASVSYFRVPLFWLSFHNFPQVLYQGLCRYALKKDGYLNLYFHPWEFVDIQKPQYRLPAYTTKNTGDAMVERFDQLIRYFKKQNKTFGTFTEFLKDKK, encoded by the coding sequence ATGATTCTACTTTCATTTGATATAGAAGAGTTTGATATGCCACTGGAGTACCAAGGCAACATTCCCTTTGAGGAGCAAATTGCGGTTTCTACACAAGGGCTTGAGCGGATTTTAGATTTGCTGAAAAAACACCAAGTGAAGGCTACTTTTTTCTCCACTGTTGTTTTTGCAGAGCACGCCCAACCTTTGGTGGAGCGGCTGTTGGCGGAGGGGCACGAGTTGGCGTCTCACACTTGGTACCACTCGGTGTTTCAGGAGGAGGATTTAAAAACCTCACGAGAGCGGTTGCAGTCGCTTTTTAACACCGAAGTTAGAGGATTGCGGATGCCACGAATGAGCCCCGTGCGAGAGCAAGCCGTAGCGGAGGCGGGTTATCATTATAACTCCTCCATCAACCCGACTTTTTTACCAGGGCGATATAATAATCTGAAGGTGCCACGCACTTATTTTCAACAGAGTGGTGTTTGGCAGGTGCCTGCATCGGTGTCTTATTTTAGGGTGCCTTTATTTTGGTTGAGTTTTCATAATTTTCCACAGGTGTTATACCAAGGGCTTTGCCGTTATGCATTGAAAAAAGACGGCTATCTCAACCTTTATTTTCATCCTTGGGAGTTTGTAGATATTCAAAAACCTCAGTATCGGCTGCCCGCTTATACCACCAAAAACACTGGCGATGCTATGGTGGAGCGCTTTGACCAGCTGATTCGTTATTTTAAAAAACAAAATAAAACTTTCGGAACCTTTACCGAGTTTCTGAAAGATAAAAAATAA
- a CDS encoding glycosyltransferase family 2 protein yields the protein MKTISIILPAYNEEFNLRPIHQKIKAVFENLPAYDFELIFVNDGSRDRTQQELEAMAAEFPEVKYIEFSRNFGHQPAVKAGMDWAQGNAVISMDTDLQHPPELIPELIKKWEQGYDLVYTIRTYPKEISRFKRLTSQWFYRFLSQLSDVDLTHGGGSDFRLIDAKVVDIMREMKEDDLFLRGLASWVGYRQTGVEFVAAQRFSGESSYNLKKMMKFAFTGITAFSVKPLYLAAYLGFIISGLSILIYGLYVAYAFWAGTEISGWASLIITIVFFGGMQFILMGIMGIYLGKIFKQVKERPNYIIRSKNF from the coding sequence ATAATGAGGAGTTTAACCTCCGTCCGATTCATCAGAAAATCAAAGCTGTATTTGAGAATTTACCAGCCTATGATTTTGAATTGATCTTTGTGAATGATGGCAGTCGCGACCGCACTCAGCAGGAGTTGGAGGCTATGGCAGCGGAATTTCCAGAGGTGAAGTATATAGAGTTTTCCCGTAACTTTGGGCATCAGCCAGCGGTAAAAGCGGGAATGGATTGGGCACAGGGGAATGCCGTAATTTCTATGGATACCGATTTGCAACATCCGCCAGAGCTCATTCCAGAATTGATAAAAAAATGGGAACAAGGCTATGATTTGGTCTATACCATTCGCACTTATCCCAAAGAAATATCGCGTTTTAAAAGGCTGACTTCGCAATGGTTTTACCGTTTTTTGTCTCAACTGTCAGATGTGGATTTAACCCACGGCGGTGGTTCAGATTTTAGGCTGATAGATGCCAAAGTGGTTGACATTATGCGAGAGATGAAAGAAGACGATTTATTCCTCCGAGGCTTGGCCAGTTGGGTAGGCTATCGGCAAACAGGAGTGGAGTTTGTGGCGGCACAGCGTTTTTCAGGAGAGAGTAGTTACAACCTCAAAAAAATGATGAAATTTGCCTTCACGGGCATTACTGCATTTAGTGTAAAACCGCTGTATTTGGCGGCGTATTTGGGATTTATCATTTCAGGACTTTCCATTCTTATTTATGGACTATATGTGGCGTATGCTTTTTGGGCAGGCACAGAAATATCAGGTTGGGCATCTTTAATTATCACCATTGTCTTTTTTGGTGGTATGCAGTTTATTTTGATGGGAATTATGGGGATTTATCTCGGTAAAATTTTCAAACAAGTAAAAGAACGCCCCAATTACATCATCCGAAGCAAAAATTTCTAA